The proteins below come from a single Serratia ficaria genomic window:
- the clcA gene encoding H(+)/Cl(-) exchange transporter ClcA, whose amino-acid sequence MTEMQQQPSAAAPRLKRSDAVRQFIRRDKTPVAVLIMAALVGTLAGLLGVAFDKAVEWVQQQRLSALVQVADYWILVWPLAFILSAALAALGYYLVRRYAPEAGGSGIPEIEGALEELRPVRWWRVIPVKFIGGMGTLGAGMVLGREGPTVQMGGNVGRMVLDIFRMRGAEARHSLLATGAAAGLSAAFNAPLAGILFIIEEMRPQFRYNLISIKAVFIGVIMSSVVFQLFNGEGSVIAVGRLSSAPINTLWLYLVLGAIFGAVGVMFNALIFRTQDMFARLHGGKMRNVLLMGGLLGGVCGILGLIQPEAAGGGFGLIPIAAAGNYSVGMLMFIFITRVFTTLLCFGSGAPGGIFAPMLALGTLFGTAFGLAGAHLFPQYGLEAGTFAIAGMGALFAATVRAPLTGIVLVLEMTDNYQLILPMIITCLGATLVAQFLGGKPLYSSILARTLQKQEALREREAAEKTGKENTTNAVNT is encoded by the coding sequence ATGACTGAAATGCAGCAACAGCCTTCAGCGGCGGCGCCGCGCCTGAAGCGCAGCGATGCGGTGCGCCAGTTTATCCGCCGCGACAAGACGCCGGTCGCGGTATTGATCATGGCCGCGCTGGTGGGCACGCTGGCCGGCCTGCTCGGCGTGGCCTTCGACAAAGCGGTGGAGTGGGTGCAGCAACAGCGGCTGAGCGCGCTGGTTCAGGTGGCCGATTATTGGATCCTGGTGTGGCCGCTGGCGTTTATTTTGTCGGCCGCGCTGGCGGCGCTGGGCTATTACCTGGTGCGGCGCTATGCGCCCGAAGCCGGCGGCTCGGGCATTCCGGAAATCGAAGGCGCGCTGGAAGAGCTGCGGCCGGTGCGCTGGTGGCGGGTGATCCCGGTGAAGTTTATCGGCGGCATGGGCACGCTGGGGGCGGGTATGGTGCTGGGGCGGGAAGGGCCTACGGTGCAGATGGGCGGCAACGTCGGCCGCATGGTGCTGGACATTTTCCGCATGCGCGGCGCCGAGGCGCGCCATTCGCTGCTGGCCACCGGCGCAGCCGCCGGCCTGTCCGCCGCGTTCAACGCGCCGCTGGCGGGCATTCTGTTCATTATCGAAGAGATGCGCCCGCAGTTCCGCTACAACCTGATCTCGATTAAAGCGGTGTTCATCGGCGTGATCATGTCGAGCGTGGTGTTTCAGCTGTTTAACGGCGAGGGCTCGGTGATCGCGGTCGGCAGGCTCTCTTCGGCGCCGATTAACACCCTGTGGCTGTATCTGGTGCTGGGGGCGATATTCGGCGCGGTGGGCGTGATGTTCAACGCGCTGATTTTCCGCACCCAGGACATGTTCGCGCGTCTGCACGGCGGCAAAATGCGCAACGTGCTGCTGATGGGCGGGCTGCTCGGCGGCGTCTGCGGCATCCTGGGGCTGATCCAGCCGGAGGCGGCGGGCGGCGGTTTCGGACTGATCCCGATCGCCGCGGCGGGCAATTACAGCGTCGGCATGCTGATGTTCATTTTCATTACCCGGGTGTTCACCACGTTGCTGTGTTTCGGCTCCGGCGCGCCGGGCGGCATTTTTGCGCCGATGCTGGCGCTGGGCACGCTGTTCGGCACCGCCTTTGGCCTGGCGGGCGCGCATCTGTTTCCGCAGTACGGCCTGGAGGCGGGCACCTTCGCCATCGCCGGCATGGGGGCGCTGTTCGCCGCCACGGTGCGCGCGCCGTTGACCGGCATCGTGCTGGTGCTGGAAATGACCGACAATTATCAGCTGATCCTGCCGATGATCATTACCTGCCTCGGCGCCACGCTGGTGGCGCAGTTCCTGGGCGGTAAGCCGTTGTATTCCTCCATATTGGCCCGTACGTTGCAAAAGCAGGAGGCGCTGCGGGAGCGCGAAGCGGCGGAGAAAACAGGTAAAGAAAATACAACAAATGCGGTGAATACTTGA
- the erpA gene encoding iron-sulfur cluster insertion protein ErpA: protein MSDETALPLQFTEAAASKVKFLIADEENPNLKLRVYITGGGCSGFQYGFTFDDKVNDGDMTIEKQGVALVVDPMSLQYLVGGSVDYTEGLEGSRFVVTNPNAKTTCGCGSSFSI from the coding sequence ATGAGTGATGAAACAGCACTGCCCCTGCAATTTACCGAGGCAGCGGCAAGCAAGGTTAAATTCCTGATTGCTGACGAAGAAAATCCGAACCTGAAGTTGCGGGTTTACATTACCGGTGGCGGCTGCAGCGGATTCCAGTACGGCTTCACTTTTGACGATAAGGTCAACGATGGCGACATGACCATCGAGAAGCAAGGCGTGGCGCTGGTGGTCGATCCGATGAGCCTGCAGTATCTGGTGGGCGGTTCGGTGGACTACACCGAGGGCCTGGAAGGTTCGCGCTTCGTGGTGACCAACCCCAACGCCAAAACCACCTGCGGCTGCGGCTCTTCGTTCAGCATCTGA
- a CDS encoding TRIC cation channel family protein: MLVFWLDILGTAVFAISGVLLAGKLRMDPFGVLVLGVVTAVGGGTIRDMALANGPVFWVRDPTDLVVAMITCVLTLLLVRQPRRLPKWILPVLDAVGLAVFVGIGVNKAFAAGTGPLVAICMGVITGVGGGIIRDVLAREIPMILRTEIYATACIIGGIAHATAFHTFGMPLQQAMMLGMVITLAIRLAAIRWHLKLPAFILER; the protein is encoded by the coding sequence ATGCTGGTGTTCTGGCTGGATATTCTCGGCACCGCGGTATTCGCCATTTCCGGCGTGCTGCTGGCCGGCAAACTGCGTATGGATCCGTTCGGCGTGCTGGTGCTGGGGGTAGTGACCGCGGTCGGCGGCGGCACCATCCGCGATATGGCGCTGGCCAACGGCCCGGTGTTTTGGGTCAGGGATCCTACCGATCTGGTGGTGGCGATGATCACCTGCGTGCTGACGCTGCTGCTGGTGCGCCAGCCACGCCGCCTGCCCAAGTGGATCCTGCCGGTGCTGGACGCCGTCGGCCTGGCGGTGTTCGTCGGCATCGGGGTCAACAAGGCTTTCGCCGCCGGCACCGGCCCGCTGGTGGCTATCTGCATGGGGGTGATCACCGGCGTGGGCGGCGGCATTATCCGCGACGTGCTGGCACGCGAGATCCCGATGATCCTGCGCACCGAGATTTACGCCACCGCCTGCATCATCGGCGGCATCGCGCACGCCACCGCGTTTCACACCTTCGGCATGCCGCTGCAACAGGCGATGATGCTGGGCATGGTCATCACCCTGGCCATCCGGCTGGCGGCCATCCGCTGGCACCTCAAGCTGCCCGCGTTCATTCTCGAACGCTAA
- the btuF gene encoding vitamin B12 ABC transporter substrate-binding protein BtuF encodes MALPAAAAQRVVSLAPNATELAYAAGMGETLLAASAFSDYPPEAGRLEQVASWQGINLERVLALKPDLILAWRGGNPQRVLDQLASFGIPIFYADAGNIDEIARSLDSLAQYSPHPQQAHQAADAIRRQIADLKQKYAHNPPRRVLLQFGTQPLFTSSGATLQSQVLSLCGAENIFAESRMPWPQISREQVLARRPQAIVITGGEAQIASVKAFWAPQLQVPVIALNEDWFNRGGPRIVLAAQQLCRQLAEMP; translated from the coding sequence ATGGCGCTGCCCGCAGCCGCCGCCCAACGCGTAGTCAGCCTGGCGCCGAACGCCACCGAACTCGCCTATGCCGCCGGCATGGGCGAGACGCTGTTGGCGGCCAGCGCCTTTTCCGATTATCCGCCGGAGGCCGGCAGGCTCGAGCAGGTGGCCTCCTGGCAGGGCATCAACCTCGAGCGGGTGCTGGCGCTGAAACCGGATCTGATCCTGGCGTGGCGCGGCGGCAACCCGCAGCGGGTGCTGGATCAGCTCGCCTCGTTCGGCATTCCGATCTTTTACGCGGACGCCGGCAATATCGACGAGATCGCCCGCTCGCTGGACAGCCTGGCCCAATACAGCCCGCATCCGCAGCAGGCGCATCAGGCGGCGGACGCCATCCGTCGGCAAATCGCCGATCTGAAACAAAAATACGCCCACAACCCGCCGCGCCGCGTGCTGCTGCAGTTCGGCACCCAGCCGCTGTTCACCAGCTCCGGCGCCACCCTGCAAAGCCAGGTGCTGTCGCTGTGCGGCGCAGAAAATATCTTTGCCGAGAGCCGCATGCCCTGGCCGCAGATCAGCCGCGAACAGGTGCTGGCGCGCCGCCCGCAGGCCATCGTCATCACCGGCGGCGAAGCGCAGATCGCCAGCGTAAAAGCCTTCTGGGCGCCGCAGCTGCAGGTGCCGGTGATCGCGCTGAACGAGGACTGGTTCAACCGCGGCGGACCGCGCATCGTGCTGGCGGCGCAGCAGCTGTGCCGCCAACTGGCGGAGATGCCTTAA
- the mtnN gene encoding 5'-methylthioadenosine/S-adenosylhomocysteine nucleosidase, translated as MKVGIIGAMEQEVTLLRDQIENRQTIQRAGCEIYTGQIGGVEVALLKSGIGKVSAAMGTTLLLEHCQPDLVINTGSAGGLASTLKVGDIVVSEEVRYHDADVTAFGYEPGQMAGCPAAFVADDALIALAESCIKQLDLNAVRGLICSGDAFINGAEPLARIRATFPRVAAVEMEAAAIGHVCHLFGTPFVVVRAISDVADSESHMSFDEFLSVAAKQSTLMVNAMLQTLAKRG; from the coding sequence ATGAAAGTAGGCATCATCGGCGCCATGGAGCAGGAAGTCACCCTGCTGCGCGATCAAATAGAAAACCGTCAGACCATTCAACGTGCGGGCTGTGAAATCTATACCGGCCAGATCGGCGGCGTTGAGGTTGCGCTGCTGAAGTCCGGCATCGGCAAAGTCTCCGCGGCGATGGGCACCACCCTGCTGCTGGAACATTGCCAGCCGGACCTGGTGATCAATACCGGCTCCGCCGGCGGCCTGGCCAGCACCTTGAAAGTGGGCGACATCGTGGTCTCCGAAGAGGTGCGTTACCACGACGCCGACGTGACCGCCTTCGGCTATGAGCCGGGCCAGATGGCCGGCTGCCCGGCGGCTTTCGTGGCGGACGACGCGCTGATCGCCCTGGCGGAAAGCTGCATCAAACAGTTGGATCTGAACGCGGTGCGCGGCCTGATCTGCAGCGGCGACGCCTTCATCAATGGCGCGGAACCGCTGGCGCGCATTCGCGCCACCTTCCCGCGCGTTGCGGCGGTTGAAATGGAAGCCGCGGCGATCGGCCACGTCTGCCACCTGTTCGGCACGCCGTTCGTGGTGGTGCGCGCCATCTCCGACGTCGCCGACAGCGAATCGCACATGAGCTTTGACGAGTTCCTCTCCGTGGCCGCCAAGCAGTCCACGCTGATGGTCAACGCCATGCTGCAGACCCTGGCCAAGCGCGGTTGA
- the dgt gene encoding dGTPase yields MSGIDFKQKISFQRPFSKPIEAEEEYDIVRQFESDRGRIVNSAAIRRLQQKTQVFPLERNAAVRSRLTHSMEVQQVGRHIAKEILNRFKQDGRIDELGLARLLAPFESIVEMACLMHDIGNPPFGHFGESAINDWFAQRLDPASCGSEPGSHDRCQVAVLRLHEGESDLNRLRSRIRQDLSHFEGNAQAIRMVYTLLKLNLTYAQVGCILKYTRPAYWASEIPAGRSYLMKKPGYYLAEEAFVDRLRRELHMGEFDRFPLTYIMEAADDISYCIADLEDAVEKNIFTVEQLYQHLIQEWGDIAPGDLFDKTVASAFRKIDKGGARRSAEDQFFMYLRVFTVARLVPHAAQRFIDNLDAVYQGHFNQALLEDSSPAYQLLKIFKNVAFKHVFNHPEVEQLELQGYRVISGLLDIYSPLLAMPLGDFTQLVQEDSHRAYPIETRLFHKLSTKHRLAYVEAVEGLQHLSQDQQAIREYYFRARLLQDYISGMTDLYAYDEYRRLMAAE; encoded by the coding sequence ATGTCCGGGATCGACTTCAAACAAAAAATCAGCTTCCAGCGGCCATTCAGCAAACCGATCGAGGCCGAGGAAGAGTACGACATCGTGCGGCAGTTCGAGAGCGATCGCGGGCGCATCGTCAACTCGGCGGCGATCCGCCGTCTGCAGCAGAAAACCCAGGTGTTTCCGCTGGAACGCAACGCGGCGGTGCGCAGCCGCCTGACGCACTCGATGGAGGTGCAGCAGGTGGGGCGGCATATCGCCAAAGAGATCCTCAACCGCTTCAAGCAGGATGGGCGCATCGACGAGCTCGGCCTGGCCCGGTTGCTCGCGCCCTTCGAAAGCATCGTAGAAATGGCCTGCCTGATGCATGACATCGGCAATCCGCCGTTCGGCCACTTCGGCGAGTCGGCGATCAACGACTGGTTCGCCCAGCGGCTCGATCCCGCCAGCTGCGGCAGCGAGCCGGGCAGCCACGATCGCTGTCAGGTCGCGGTGCTGCGCCTGCACGAAGGAGAGAGCGATCTTAATCGGCTGCGCAGCCGCATCCGTCAGGACCTGAGCCATTTTGAAGGCAACGCTCAGGCGATCCGCATGGTCTATACCCTGCTGAAGCTCAATCTGACCTATGCCCAGGTGGGCTGCATCCTGAAATATACCCGCCCGGCCTATTGGGCGAGCGAGATCCCGGCCGGCCGCAGCTACCTGATGAAAAAGCCCGGTTATTATCTGGCGGAGGAAGCCTTCGTCGATCGGCTGCGGCGCGAACTGCATATGGGCGAATTCGATCGTTTCCCGCTGACCTATATTATGGAGGCCGCCGACGATATTTCTTATTGCATTGCCGATCTCGAAGACGCGGTGGAAAAAAATATTTTCACCGTCGAGCAGCTGTATCAGCATCTTATTCAAGAGTGGGGCGACATTGCGCCGGGGGATCTATTCGATAAAACCGTCGCCAGCGCCTTCCGTAAAATCGATAAGGGCGGCGCGCGGCGCAGCGCGGAAGATCAGTTCTTCATGTATCTGCGGGTATTTACCGTAGCGCGGCTGGTGCCGCACGCGGCGCAGCGCTTTATCGACAACCTGGACGCGGTGTACCAGGGCCACTTCAATCAGGCGCTGCTGGAAGACTCCAGCCCGGCCTACCAACTGCTGAAAATATTCAAGAATGTGGCGTTCAAGCACGTATTCAACCACCCGGAGGTGGAGCAGCTCGAGCTGCAGGGGTATCGGGTGATCAGCGGCCTGCTGGACATTTACAGCCCGCTGCTGGCGATGCCGCTGGGCGATTTTACCCAGCTGGTGCAGGAAGACAGCCACCGCGCCTACCCGATTGAAACGCGGCTGTTCCACAAGCTTTCCACCAAGCACCGGCTGGCGTATGTCGAAGCGGTTGAAGGGCTGCAGCATTTGTCGCAGGACCAGCAGGCGATCAGAGAATATTATTTCCGCGCGCGTTTATTGCAGGATTACATCAGCGGAATGACGGACCTTTATGCTTACGATGAATACCGCAGATTAATGGCGGCGGAATAA
- the degP gene encoding serine endoprotease DegP yields MKKTALVLSALAFSIGMAMGPVTANAAETASSSTQQLPSLAPMLEKVMPSVVSINVEGSTTVNTPRMPQQFQQFFGEDSPFCQDGSPFQGSPMCQGGQTGPDGQPQGTQQKFQALGAGVVIDAAKGYVVTNNHVVDNANKIQVQLSDGRRFDAKVIGKDPRSDIALIQLKDFKNLTAIKMADSDRLRVGDYTVAIGNPYGLGETATSGIVSALGRSGLNIENYENFIQTDAAINRGNSGGALVNLNGELIGINTAILAPDGGNIGIGFAIPSNMVKNLTAQMVEYGQVKRGELGIMGTELNSELAKAMKVDAQRGAFVSQVMPKSSAAKAGIKAGDVIVTMNGKAISSFASFRAEIGTQPVGSKMSLGIIRDGKPLTVDVTLEQSAQTQVESGNIYTGIEGAELSNTQLGAQKGVKVDNVKAGSAAARIGLKKGDVILGVNQQPIQNLGELRKILDSKPSVLALNIQRGDSQLYLLMQ; encoded by the coding sequence ATGAAAAAAACCGCATTAGTTCTGAGCGCACTGGCATTCAGTATCGGCATGGCGATGGGCCCGGTGACGGCCAACGCCGCCGAAACCGCCTCTTCCAGCACCCAGCAGTTGCCGAGCCTGGCGCCGATGCTGGAAAAGGTGATGCCTTCCGTAGTGAGCATCAACGTCGAAGGCAGCACCACGGTCAATACGCCGAGAATGCCGCAGCAGTTCCAGCAGTTCTTCGGGGAAGACTCGCCGTTCTGCCAGGACGGTTCGCCGTTCCAGGGCTCGCCGATGTGTCAGGGCGGGCAGACCGGCCCGGACGGCCAGCCGCAGGGCACGCAGCAAAAATTCCAGGCGCTGGGCGCCGGGGTGGTGATCGATGCGGCTAAAGGCTATGTGGTGACCAACAACCACGTGGTGGACAACGCCAATAAAATCCAGGTGCAGCTGAGCGACGGGCGCCGCTTCGACGCCAAGGTGATCGGCAAGGATCCGCGTTCCGACATCGCCCTGATCCAACTGAAAGACTTCAAGAATCTGACGGCCATCAAGATGGCGGATTCCGATCGGCTGCGCGTCGGCGATTACACCGTGGCGATCGGCAACCCGTATGGGCTGGGTGAAACCGCCACCTCGGGCATCGTTTCCGCGCTGGGCCGCAGCGGGTTGAATATCGAAAACTACGAGAACTTCATTCAGACCGACGCGGCGATTAACCGCGGCAACTCCGGCGGCGCGCTGGTCAACCTGAACGGCGAGCTGATCGGCATCAACACCGCGATCCTGGCGCCGGACGGCGGCAATATCGGCATCGGTTTCGCCATCCCGAGCAACATGGTGAAAAACCTGACCGCGCAGATGGTCGAGTATGGTCAGGTGAAACGCGGTGAACTGGGCATTATGGGCACCGAGCTGAACTCCGAGCTGGCCAAGGCGATGAAGGTCGACGCGCAGCGCGGGGCGTTCGTCAGCCAGGTGATGCCGAAATCTTCCGCCGCCAAGGCGGGCATCAAGGCCGGCGACGTGATCGTCACCATGAACGGCAAGGCCATTTCCAGCTTCGCCTCGTTCCGGGCGGAGATCGGCACCCAGCCGGTCGGCAGCAAGATGTCGCTGGGCATCATCCGCGACGGCAAACCGCTGACCGTCGACGTGACGCTGGAGCAGAGCGCCCAGACTCAGGTGGAGTCCGGCAATATCTATACCGGCATCGAAGGGGCCGAGTTGAGCAATACCCAGCTCGGCGCGCAGAAAGGCGTCAAGGTGGACAACGTCAAGGCCGGCAGCGCCGCTGCGCGCATCGGCCTGAAAAAAGGCGATGTGATCCTGGGCGTGAACCAGCAGCCGATCCAAAATCTGGGCGAACTGCGCAAAATCCTCGACAGCAAACCGTCGGTGCTGGCGCTGAATATCCAGCGCGGCGACAGCCAGCTGTATCTGCTGATGCAGTAA
- a CDS encoding CdaR family transcriptional regulator — protein sequence MSEYHLDGKLAQEIVARTMKIIGSNVNVMDARGKIIGSGDRERVGELHEGALLVLSQARVVDIDEGVARHLHGVRPGVNLPLRIGGRIVGVIGLTGNPGQLRQYGELVCMTAEMMLEQARLLHMLAQDSRLREELVLNLIRTDELSPALMEWAQRLGIDPNQPRVAAVVEVDSGQLGVDSAMAELQQLQTLLTMPERDNLIAIVSLSEMVVLKPALNGHGRWEAEEHRRRVDNLLSRMNESSRLRVRIALGNYFTGPGSIARSYRTARTTLAVGKQRMPEQRTYYYQDLMLPVLLDSLRGGWQADELTRPLARLKSMDGNGLLLRTLAAWFLHNVQPTATAKALYIHRNTLEYRLNRIAELTRLNLASFDDRLLLYISLQLDADA from the coding sequence ATGTCGGAATACCATCTCGATGGCAAACTGGCGCAGGAAATCGTCGCGCGCACCATGAAAATCATCGGCAGCAACGTCAACGTGATGGATGCGCGCGGCAAGATTATCGGCAGTGGCGATCGTGAACGGGTGGGGGAGCTGCATGAAGGGGCGCTGCTGGTGCTGTCGCAGGCGCGGGTCGTGGATATCGACGAAGGGGTGGCGCGGCATCTGCACGGCGTGCGTCCCGGCGTGAATCTGCCGCTGCGCATCGGCGGGCGCATCGTTGGCGTCATCGGCCTGACCGGCAATCCGGGCCAGCTGCGCCAATATGGCGAACTGGTGTGCATGACCGCCGAAATGATGCTGGAACAGGCGCGGTTGCTGCATATGCTGGCGCAGGACAGCCGGCTGCGCGAAGAATTGGTGCTGAATCTGATCCGCACCGACGAACTCTCGCCGGCGTTGATGGAGTGGGCGCAGCGTTTGGGCATCGATCCGAACCAACCGCGGGTGGCGGCGGTGGTGGAGGTCGACAGCGGCCAGCTGGGCGTCGACAGCGCCATGGCCGAGCTGCAGCAGTTGCAAACGCTGCTGACCATGCCGGAGCGCGACAACTTAATCGCCATCGTTTCGCTGAGCGAAATGGTGGTGCTGAAACCGGCGCTCAACGGCCATGGGCGCTGGGAGGCCGAAGAGCATCGACGGCGGGTCGACAATCTGCTGTCGAGAATGAATGAAAGCAGCCGGCTGCGGGTGCGCATCGCGCTGGGCAACTACTTTACCGGCCCGGGCAGCATCGCCCGTTCTTACCGCACCGCGCGCACCACGCTGGCGGTCGGCAAGCAGCGCATGCCGGAACAGCGCACCTACTACTATCAGGATCTGATGTTGCCGGTGCTGCTGGACAGCCTGCGCGGCGGCTGGCAGGCGGATGAGCTGACGCGCCCGCTGGCGCGGCTCAAGTCGATGGACGGCAACGGCCTGCTGTTGCGTACGCTGGCCGCCTGGTTCCTGCATAACGTACAGCCGACGGCGACCGCCAAGGCGCTGTATATTCATCGCAATACGCTGGAGTATCGCCTCAATCGCATCGCGGAGCTGACCCGGCTCAACCTGGCCAGCTTCGACGATCGGCTGTTGTTGTACATCAGCCTGCAGTTGGATGCCGATGCCTGA
- the garD gene encoding galactarate dehydratase, with amino-acid sequence MSEINNNDETPLYIKVHEDDNVAIVVNNNGLAKGARFPCGLQLLEHVPQGHKVALRDIPAGGDIVRYGEIIGHALRAIARGCWIDESLVSLPAAPELHRLPLANKVPAALPALEGYSFDGYRNADGSVGTRNLLGITTSVHCVAGVVDYAVKIIERDLLPRYPQVDGVVALNHLYGCGVAINAPAAAVPIRTLHNLALNPNFGGEVMIVGLGCEKLQPERLLQGTPDVQAISLDEQRIVRLQDEKHVGFKSMIDDILREAERHLQRLNARRRQRCPASELVVGMQCGGSDAFSGVTANPAVGYAADLLVRCGATVMFSEVTEVRDAVHLLTPRVADEQVGKRLLEEMAWYDAYLEAGQSDRSANPSPGNKKGGLANVVEKALGSIAKSGSSAIVEVLSPGQRPSKRGLIFAATPASDFVCGTQQLASGMTLQVFTTGRGTPYGLAAVPVIKMATRNALAERWYDLMDINAGTIASGEATIEQVGWQLFELMLDIASGRKQTWSDQWGLHNALAVFNPAPVT; translated from the coding sequence ATGTCTGAAATTAATAACAACGATGAAACACCTCTTTATATAAAAGTCCATGAGGACGATAACGTCGCCATCGTCGTCAATAACAATGGGCTCGCCAAAGGCGCCCGGTTCCCCTGCGGATTGCAGCTGCTGGAACATGTGCCTCAGGGCCATAAGGTGGCGCTGCGCGATATTCCCGCAGGCGGCGATATTGTCCGCTACGGCGAAATCATCGGCCATGCGCTGCGCGCCATTGCACGCGGCTGCTGGATAGACGAGTCGCTGGTGTCGTTGCCCGCGGCGCCGGAGCTGCATCGCCTGCCGCTGGCCAATAAGGTGCCCGCCGCGCTGCCGGCGCTGGAAGGCTATAGCTTCGACGGCTACCGCAACGCCGATGGCAGCGTCGGCACCCGTAACCTGCTGGGGATCACCACCAGCGTGCACTGCGTCGCCGGCGTCGTCGATTATGCGGTGAAGATCATCGAACGCGACCTGCTGCCGCGCTATCCGCAGGTGGACGGCGTCGTCGCCCTCAACCACCTCTATGGCTGTGGCGTGGCGATCAACGCCCCGGCGGCGGCGGTGCCGATCCGCACCCTTCACAATCTGGCGCTCAATCCCAACTTCGGCGGCGAAGTGATGATTGTCGGGCTGGGGTGCGAAAAGCTGCAGCCGGAACGGCTGCTGCAGGGCACGCCCGACGTTCAGGCCATTTCGCTCGACGAACAGCGCATCGTGCGCCTGCAGGATGAAAAACATGTGGGTTTCAAATCGATGATCGACGACATCCTGAGGGAAGCCGAACGCCATCTGCAGCGCCTGAACGCTCGCCGCCGCCAACGCTGCCCGGCCTCTGAGCTGGTGGTCGGCATGCAGTGCGGCGGCAGCGACGCCTTTTCCGGCGTCACCGCCAACCCGGCGGTGGGCTACGCCGCCGATCTGCTGGTGCGCTGCGGCGCGACCGTGATGTTCTCGGAGGTCACCGAAGTGCGCGACGCGGTGCATCTGTTGACCCCCAGGGTGGCGGATGAACAGGTTGGCAAGCGCTTGCTGGAGGAGATGGCCTGGTACGACGCCTATCTCGAAGCCGGGCAAAGCGATCGCAGCGCCAACCCCTCGCCCGGCAACAAGAAGGGCGGATTGGCCAACGTGGTGGAAAAGGCGCTGGGCTCCATCGCCAAGTCCGGCAGCAGCGCCATCGTCGAGGTACTGTCGCCCGGCCAGCGCCCCAGCAAACGCGGGCTGATTTTCGCCGCCACCCCCGCCAGCGACTTCGTCTGCGGCACGCAGCAGCTGGCCTCCGGCATGACGCTGCAGGTGTTCACCACCGGCCGCGGCACCCCCTACGGCCTGGCGGCGGTGCCGGTGATCAAGATGGCGACCCGCAACGCGCTGGCGGAGCGGTGGTACGATCTGATGGACATCAATGCCGGCACTATCGCCAGCGGCGAAGCCACCATCGAGCAGGTCGGCTGGCAGCTGTTTGAACTGATGCTGGATATCGCCAGCGGGCGCAAGCAAACCTGGTCGGATCAATGGGGGCTGCACAATGCGCTGGCGGTGTTCAACCCGGCGCCGGTGACCTGA